A genomic segment from Spinacia oleracea cultivar Varoflay chromosome 3, BTI_SOV_V1, whole genome shotgun sequence encodes:
- the LOC110783165 gene encoding uncharacterized protein: MNLKKANPPTPPASSVSPTNQPDSQSPSPSASAAIAAVGELVESLNQRKMYREVTLALRSGLRDARAEFSFLRVRGLRCLLKFLRSVAESDSVIRLFCLTQSLSDLQVVPVLFQHSLKDAEEDIVTSLDHIFTVEPMKLTNPSTDTEVALALRVLEGCCLIHRQSTILAHQHKAIPVLMNILSSRGVLEQGASVDALIALMLDSSANQMDFETCNGIEEVAAIIRDKQVDENLRMKCGEFLLLLIGHVDGRDMQPMATVHEDIRRLLGEKSASLIWAASQFGSTLDPEERMTALHIQARRVLESLDLFGV; encoded by the exons ATGAATTTGAAGAAAGCAAACCCACCAACGCCACCGGCGAGCTCAGTATCCCCGACGAATCAGCCCGACTCGCAATCCCCTTCTCCGTCGGCTTCGGCTGCAATTGCGGCGGTTGGGGAGCTGGTGGAGTCGTTAAACCAACGGAAGATGTACAGAGAGGTGACACTCGCTCTCCGATCCGGACTCAGAGACGCGCGAGCTGAGTTCTCCTTCCTCCGTGTTCGCGGCCTCCGTTGCCTCCTCAAATTCCTCCGTTCCGTAGCTGAGTCTGACTCGGTTATTCGTTTGTTCTGCCTCACTCAATCTCTCTCTGATCTCCAAG TGGTTCCTGTTCTGTTTCAACATTCGCTGAAGGATGCAGAAGAAGATATAGTGACCAGTTTGGATCATATATTCACTGTTGAGCCTATGAAGTTAACGAACCCCTCAACTGATACTGAAGTTGCACTTGCACTTCGTGTTTTGGAAGGATGCTGCCTGATTCACAGGCAAAGTACAATTTTGGCTCACCAACACAAGGCGATTCCG GTGTTGATGAATATACTATCAAGTAGAGGAGTTCTTGAGCAAGGTGCCAGCGTGGACGCTCTGATTGCTTTGATGTTAGATTCGAGTGCTAATCAAATG GATTTTGAAACCTGTAATGGCATTGAGGAAGTTGCTGCAATTATTAGAGACAAACAAGTTGATGAAAATCTCAG GATGAAATGCGGAGAGTTTCTGTTATTACTCATTGGACACGTAGATGGGAGAGATATGCAGCCAATGGCAACAGTACATGAGGACATACGTCGACTTCTGGGAGAAAAGTCTGCGTCGTTGATATGGGCAGCTAGTCAATTTGGCTCAACTCTTGACCCAGAGGAGAGAATGACAGCTTTGCACATCCAAGCTCGTAGAGTGTTGGAGTCACTTGATCTCTTTGGAGTTTAG
- the LOC110783167 gene encoding RNA demethylase ALKBH9B: MAGKSPELSPENEWMNLLKNLESSQIAQVFDGVCSDCQSLLKSRLLSLSNHNTVRKTIEMSSSNSCSSETSTPSSYIDNNQQQNSNNVGTPRSKESVRSERNTNYESPSPVNAKPQLRDLFSNHGLSPSNGNHTPSPTTTANGSSDEEEWNRFSQVKRKKDFVHYERVDGRKVNVVQGLELHTGVFSAEEQKKIVESVYNFQKMGRKGQLMERTYSEPLKWMRGKGRVTMQFGCCYNYAVDKDGNPPGIVRDEEVDPLPPLFKQMISRMVKWHVLPPTCVPNSCIVNIYDEGDCIPPHIDHHDFLRPFCTVSFLAECNILFGSSLKILSPGEFAGPVSIPLPIGSVLVLKGNGADVAKHCVPAVPAKRISVTFRRMDDSKIPYQFSPEPDLLNLKPLVRSPLPKVGAAHQNQHQQSVINGRANKSDSQETIINSNARVLANNSFVLQTDEFPTLGALKSRKR; this comes from the exons ATGGCCGGAAAATCGCCGGAGTTATCGCCGGAAAACGAATGGATGAATCTGTTGAAGAACTTGGAAAGTTCCCAGATTGCACAAGTCTTCGATGGGGTTTGCTCAGATTGTCAATCTCTTCTTAAATCTCGTCTTCTCTCCCTCTCTAACC ATAATACTGTCAGAAAAACTATCGAAATGAGTTCATCGAATTCCTGTTCTTCTGAAACAAGTACACCATCTTCATATATTGACAATAACCAACAACAAAATAGCAACAATGTAGGAACTCCTCGAAGCAAAGAATCTGTCCGCTCAGAAAGGAATACTAATTATGAATCGCCCTCACCAGTTAACGCGAAGCCACAGTTGCGTGATCTTTTCAGTAACCATGGCTTATCTCCTAGTAATGGGAACCATACGCCTTCACCTACTACTACTGCTAATGGATCATCAGACGAGGAGGAGTGGAACCGGTTTTCACAGGTGAAAAGGAAGAAGGATTTTGTGCATTATGAGAGAGTTGATGGGAGAAAGGTCAATGTGGTTCAAGGATTGGAGCTTCATACTGGAGTTTTCAGTGCTGAAGAACAGAAAAAGATTGTTGAATCTGTTTACAACTTCCAGAAAATGGGAAGAAAAGGGCAGCTTATGG AACGCACTTACTCTGAACCATTGAAGTGGATGCGTGGGAAAGGGCGTGTTACCATGCAATTTGGTTGTTGTTACAATTATGCAGTG gacaaggatggaaatcCTCCGGGAATAGTCAGGGATGAGGAAGTTGATCCATTGCCTCCCCTATTTAAACAGATGATTAGCAGGATGGTGAAGTGGCATGTATTGCCTCCTACATGCGTTCCCAATAGTTGCATAGTGAATATTTATGATGAAGGCGATTGTATCCCTCCTCACATCGATCACCATGACTTTCTTCGTCCATTTTGTACTGTCTCTTTCTTGGCGGAGTGTAATATCCTCTTTGGTTCAAGTCTCAAAATCTTAAGCCCCGGAGAGTTTGCTGGTCCTGTCTCCATTCCTCTTCCTATTGG ATCTGTTCTTGTTCTGAAAGGTAATGGAGCGGATGTTGCTAAACACTGTGTTCCTGCTGTCCCAGCAAAACG gatttcagtcacatttaggAGGATGGATGATAGCAAAATCCCATACCAATTCTCTCCTGAACCTGATTTGCTGAACTTAAAGCCTCTTGTTCGGTCTCCGTTGCCCAAAGTAGGCGCCGCACACCAAAATCAACATCAACAAAGTGTAATTAATGGCAGAGCAAATAAATCAGATTCACAAGAAACAATCATTAATTCAAATGCAAGAGTGTTAGCCAATAACTCGTTCGTCCTCCAAACAGACGAATTCCCCACACTAGGTGCCTTGAAATCGAGGAAACGTTGA
- the LOC110783166 gene encoding pentatricopeptide repeat-containing protein At5g16860, with protein MAILPLKAVANPPISWLLQPPVAFPKPRPTSKPICYSLSSDHPHLSLTNVPLDSATYASILDSCTSDILGKSVHAHALKSGFHGHEFVETKLLQMYARCDCLHDAHILFDKMPNRNLYSWLALISVNVSNELFDDAFSLFLELLFADLWLDFFVFPVVLKICSGLQDIELGKQVHGFVIKAMFVMNVYVGNGLIDMYGKCGYLGDANKVFSTMIEKDSVSWNCLLSACALNGMVHEALQNLDNMSSSGDSVPNVISWSGVISGFAQNGYVNEAVELLRKMQARGVEPNAQTIAGVLPALAKLQTPRLGKEIHAYITRHGFMFNPIVVNGLLDVYRRSGDMENALKLFSRYSVKNIVSFNTMIVGFCENGDISKAKDVLNQIEMSGVKKDLITWNAMLSGYVDNLLFEEGLSLFREMQMVEGIEVDSYTLGSALSACSGKGSLNQGKEIHCKAIIKGLSSNPFVAEALMEMYIRFQDLKAAQQAFDEVIDRVISTWNILISGHVDNDHYEVALHLFSEMQSTNMRPDIYTMGIVLTACSKLATIERGKQVHGHSIRCGYDSDVYIGAALVDMYSKCGSIKHAIRANQRISKPNLVSQNAMLTAYAMHGLGEEGISLFNTILANGFAPDEVTFLSVLSACVHAGNIDIGKKIFNSMDCCYNVKASLKHYTSMVDLLSKCGKTNEAYELIRNMPIEPDYVTWSALLGGCVISGDVKLGEMAAEKLLELEPDNTGNFILLANMYAFSGRWNDLLRIRKIITEKRMRKSAGCSWIEDGNEVHVFTASDTSHRRTEEIYSLLQSLTMQMKTWMFADI; from the coding sequence ATGGCTATTTTACCGTTAAAAGCCGTTGCTAACCCGCCAATTTCATGGCTGTTACAACCACCAGTAGCCTTCCCTAAACCAAGACCAACTTCCAAACCCATCTGCTATTCTCTCTCTTCTGACCACCCTCATCTCTCCTTGACTAATGTGCCACTGGATTCCGCCACTTATGCTTCAATTCTTGACTCTTGCACATCGGATATTCTGGGTAAATCAGTGCACGCCCATGCCCTTAAATCTGGGTTTCATGGGCATGAATTTGTTGAAACCAAATTGCTCCAAATGTATGCTAGATGTGACTGTTTACATGATGCACATATCCTGTTTGATAAAATGCCCAACAGAAATTTGTACAGTTGGTTAGCATTGATCAGTGTTAATGTAAGTAATGAATTGTTTGATGAtgccttttctttgtttttagagtTGTTGTTTGCGGATTTGTGGTTGGATTTCTTTGTTTTCCCTGTTGTATTGAAGATTTGTAGTGGGCTTCAGGATATAGAACTTGGGAAGCAAGTTCATGGGTTTGTGATTAAAGCAATGTTTGTTATGAATGTTTATGTGGGTAATGGATTGATAGATATGTATGGGAAATGTGGATATTTAGGTGATGCCAATAAGGTTTTTAGTACGATGATCGAGAAAGATTCTGTCTCGTGGAATTGTTTGCTTTCAGCCTGTGCTTTGAATGGCATGGTTCATGAGGCATTACAGAATTTGGATAATATGTCAAGTTCAGGAGATTCTGTCCCAAATGTCATTTCTTGGAGTGGGGTTATCAGTGGTTTCGCGCAAAATGGGTATGTAAATGAAGCTGTTGAGTTACTACGTAAGATGCAAGCACGAGGGGTGGAGCCAAATGCACAAACAATAGCTGGTGTTCTACCGGCTCTTGCTAAGTTACAGACACCGAGGTTAGGTAAGGAAATTCATGCCTATATCACAAGACACGGGTttatgttcaaccccattgtagTGAATGGGTTGCTTGATGTGTACAGGAGGAGTGGCGATATGGAAAATGCTTTGAAACTGTTTTCGAGATATTCAGTGAAGAATATAGTGTCCTTCAATACCATGATTGTTGGATTCTGTGAAAATGGTGATATTTCAAAAGCCAAGGATGTTCTTAACCAAATAGAAATGAGTGGGGTTAAGAAAGATCTTATAACATGGAATGCAATGCTTTCAGGATACGTTGATAACCTCCTCTTTGAAGAAGGATTAAGCTTGTTTAGGGAGATGCAAATGGTAGAAGGGATTGAAGTTGACTCTTATACTCTAGGAAGTGCTCTCTCTGCTTGTTCTGGTAAGGGTTCTCTGAACCAAGGAAAGGAGATACATTGCAAAGCCATTATTAAGGGTTTGAGCTCTAACCCTTTCGTGGCAGAAGCTTTAATGGAAATGTACATTAGATTTCAAGATTTAAAGGCTGCTCAACAGGCATTTGATGAAGTTATTGACAGAGTTATAAGCACATGGAACATTCTAATTTCAGGCCATGTTGATAACGATCACTATGAAGTCGCTTTACACTTGTTTTCAGAGATGCAGAGTACGAATATGAGACCTGATATCTATACAATGGGAATAGTTTTGACTGCTTGTTCTAAATTGGCTACAATTGAACGAGGCAAGCAGGTTCACGGGCATTCCATCAGATGTGGGTATGATTCAGATGTCTATATTGGAGCGGCCCTTGTAGACATGTATTCAAAATGTGGGAGCATAAAACATGCAATTAGGGCTAATCAAAGGATTTCAAAACCTAATCTGGTTTCCCAAAATGCAATGCTTACTGCCTATGCAATGCATGGACTCGGAGAAGAAGGTATATCTCTTTTCAATACAATCCTTGCCAATGGTTTTGCACCAGATGAGGTCACCTTTTTATCAGTTCTTTCTGCGTGTGTTCATGCCGGGAATATTGACATTGGCAAAAAGATTTTCAATTCAATGGATTGTTGTTATAATGTGAAAGCTTCACTGAAACACTACACGTCTATGGTTGACCTGTTAAGTAAGTGTGGTAAAACTAACGAAGCTTACGAACTGATTAGAAACATGCCAATTGAACCAGATTATGTGACTTGGAGTGCTTTACTTGGAGGTTGTGTTATTTCAGGTGATGTGAAACTTGGAGAAATGGCAGCAGAAAAACTTCTGGAATTGGAACCAGATAATACTGGAAACTTCATTCTGTTGGCAAATATGTATGCATTTTCTGGTAGATGGAATGATTTGTTAAGAATAAGAAAGATTATTACAGAGAAAAGAATGCGGAAGAGTGCTGGGTGTAGTTGGATTGAAGATGGGAATGAAGTTCATGTATTTACTGCGAGTGATACATCTCATAGGAGAACAGAGGAGATATATTCTTTGTTACAGAGTTTAACCATGCAGATGAAAACATGGATGTTTGCTGACATATAG